The following coding sequences are from one Acidobacteriota bacterium window:
- a CDS encoding flavodoxin family protein translates to MKVVAVNGSGKKDGNTFLLLNIVMQELRAEGIETDLIQLAEGAPIQGCTACMKCLERKNLKCAVDSDPFNEYFEKIGRADGLLLGSPVYFADITAGMKALIERCGFVARANGNVLRRKVGAGVLAVRRAGSNHSLASLNHLFLINEMIIPGSNYWNAGVGRMPGEVLADAEGVATMKTLGVNMAWLLKRLA, encoded by the coding sequence ATGAAGGTCGTCGCGGTCAACGGCAGCGGGAAGAAGGACGGGAATACCTTCCTCCTGCTGAACATCGTCATGCAGGAGCTTCGGGCCGAGGGGATCGAAACGGACCTGATCCAGCTCGCCGAGGGCGCCCCCATTCAGGGGTGCACCGCCTGCATGAAATGCCTGGAGAGGAAGAACCTGAAGTGCGCGGTCGACTCCGACCCGTTCAACGAGTACTTCGAGAAGATCGGCAGGGCGGACGGGCTGCTGCTCGGCTCGCCCGTCTATTTCGCCGACATCACCGCCGGGATGAAAGCCCTCATCGAGCGCTGCGGCTTCGTGGCGCGGGCCAACGGCAACGTCCTGAGGCGCAAGGTGGGGGCGGGGGTCCTGGCCGTCCGCCGTGCGGGGTCGAACCACTCCCTGGCCAGCCTGAACCATCTCTTTCTCATCAACGAGATGATCATTCCCGGCTCGAACTACTGGAACGCGGGGGTCGGACGGATGCCGGGCGAAGTCCTGGCCGACGCCGAGGGGGTGGCCACGATGAAGACGCTGGGGGTCAACATGGCCTGGCTCCTCAAGCGCCTGGCCTGA
- a CDS encoding SagB/ThcOx family dehydrogenase produces the protein MRRTLIACAVVGLMLWVAPGPASAQGEDVIKLPPAQTDGGMPLMQALKLRKSTRGGFGPDKPLSMQVVSNLLWAADGVNREGGHRTAPSAADWQNIDIYLTTADGLYLYDPKKHELKVLGREDVRAVAGQQPFVTEAPLNLIYVADMARASFGGKRMPEVEETWSFANTGFIAQNVYLFCASENLACIVRAMIDPAAIAKTLKLRPEQKAILAQTVAHFK, from the coding sequence ATGAGAAGGACATTGATAGCCTGTGCCGTTGTCGGGTTGATGCTGTGGGTGGCCCCGGGGCCGGCCTCGGCCCAGGGGGAGGACGTGATCAAGCTGCCGCCGGCCCAGACCGACGGGGGGATGCCCCTGATGCAGGCGCTCAAGCTGCGCAAGAGCACGCGGGGGGGCTTCGGACCGGACAAGCCCCTGTCGATGCAGGTGGTCTCCAACCTGCTCTGGGCGGCGGACGGGGTGAACCGGGAAGGGGGTCACCGAACGGCCCCGTCGGCGGCCGACTGGCAGAACATCGACATCTACCTGACCACGGCCGACGGGCTCTATCTCTATGACCCGAAGAAGCACGAGCTCAAGGTGCTGGGGCGCGAGGACGTGCGGGCCGTCGCGGGTCAGCAGCCGTTCGTCACGGAGGCGCCGCTGAACCTGATCTATGTCGCCGACATGGCCCGGGCTTCCTTCGGGGGGAAGCGGATGCCGGAGGTGGAGGAGACCTGGTCTTTCGCCAATACCGGGTTCATCGCCCAGAACGTGTACCTCTTCTGCGCGAGCGAGAACCTCGCCTGCATCGTGCGGGCGATGATCGACCCGGCCGCCATCGCGAAAACGCTGAAGCTGCGGCCGGAGCAGAAGGCGATCCTGGCCCAGACGGTGGCCCATTTCAAATAG
- a CDS encoding phosphotriesterase-related protein, with the protein MAWVDTVRGPVDAAELGAVLMHEHLFLLSSPAGLRHPESIPDEERRVGEAVDRLGRLKERGIDALVDLTVVGAGRYLPRIQEVAARVDLHIIVAAGVFVLDRLPPELGAHPDPGRALVETFIGEVREGIGGTGVRAAVLKCATGRRGLTPDVELVLRATARAQLATGVPICTHTHARSRNGLDQLRVFAGEGVDPARVVIGHSGDTTDLDYLREMMEKGACIGMDRFGIDPLLGFERRVDTVARLCRMGYAAKMVLSHDASCYNDAFPEERAAEVPNWHYGHLSDDVIPALLSRGVDRAQIRAMLVGNPRAIFAGGSGRRERHDPNLLCSQEEER; encoded by the coding sequence ATGGCATGGGTGGATACGGTCAGGGGGCCGGTGGATGCGGCGGAGCTGGGGGCCGTGCTGATGCACGAGCACCTCTTTCTCCTCTCCTCCCCCGCCGGCCTCAGGCATCCCGAGAGCATTCCGGACGAGGAGCGGCGGGTGGGCGAGGCCGTCGACCGCCTCGGCCGGCTCAAGGAGCGGGGGATCGACGCCCTGGTGGACCTGACCGTCGTGGGAGCCGGGCGGTACCTTCCGAGGATCCAGGAGGTCGCCGCCCGGGTCGACCTTCACATCATCGTTGCGGCCGGGGTCTTCGTGCTCGACCGGCTGCCCCCGGAGCTCGGGGCGCACCCCGATCCGGGCCGGGCGCTCGTCGAGACCTTCATCGGGGAGGTCCGGGAGGGGATCGGGGGGACGGGGGTGAGGGCGGCGGTGCTCAAGTGCGCCACCGGGCGGCGCGGGCTGACCCCGGACGTGGAGCTGGTCCTGCGGGCGACGGCACGGGCGCAGCTGGCCACGGGGGTGCCGATCTGTACCCACACCCATGCCCGCAGCCGCAACGGGCTCGACCAGCTCCGCGTCTTCGCCGGGGAGGGGGTGGACCCCGCGCGCGTCGTCATCGGCCACTCGGGCGACACGACCGATCTCGACTACCTCCGGGAGATGATGGAGAAGGGGGCCTGCATCGGGATGGACCGGTTCGGCATCGACCCCCTTCTCGGGTTCGAGAGGCGGGTCGACACCGTGGCCCGGCTCTGCCGGATGGGGTACGCGGCGAAAATGGTCCTCTCGCACGACGCCTCCTGCTACAATGATGCATTCCCGGAAGAACGGGCGGCGGAGGTGCCGAACTGGCATTATGGCCACCTTTCCGACGACGTGATTCCGGCGCTCCTGTCCCGCGGGGTCGACCGGGCCCAGATCCGGGCGATGCTGGTCGGCAACCCGCGCGCGATTTTCGCGGGCGGCTCGGGCCGCCGGGAGCGACACGATCCGAATTTGTTATGCAGCCAGGAGGAGGAGCGATGA